In one Methylobacterium sp. SyP6R genomic region, the following are encoded:
- a CDS encoding GntR family transcriptional regulator: protein MRANTVHKRATNQCLSVLAARPLGPWCASEAELAEALEVSRTTVRGVLAGLSAAGIVGMDGTRRHLLRHPVPDDYFPGVETETVAEAVERKFMQWVLQGDCRPGQVVNTAELARLFGVSTTAVREYLTRFSQFGLLKRRENSGWIFAGVTPDFAAEIYEIREMFELRSARRFVELAPDSPAWAELAAIEREHHALLAEIDARHRDFSRLDERLHRLILDASRNRFIRDFYDVISIIFHYHYQWDKSDEKERHRVALGEHLDYIAALRSRDLRQIDQTCRVHLRTARATLLRSIAVGPLGGVPARG, encoded by the coding sequence ATGCGGGCGAACACGGTCCATAAGCGGGCCACCAACCAATGCTTGTCCGTGCTGGCGGCGCGGCCGCTCGGGCCGTGGTGCGCCTCGGAGGCCGAGCTGGCCGAGGCGCTGGAGGTCAGCCGCACCACCGTGCGGGGCGTGCTGGCGGGCCTGTCCGCGGCCGGCATCGTCGGGATGGACGGGACCCGGCGCCACCTCCTTCGCCACCCGGTGCCGGATGATTACTTCCCGGGCGTCGAGACCGAGACGGTGGCCGAGGCCGTCGAGCGCAAGTTCATGCAATGGGTGCTCCAGGGTGATTGCCGTCCGGGCCAGGTGGTCAACACCGCGGAACTGGCTCGGCTGTTCGGCGTCTCGACCACGGCGGTGCGGGAATACCTGACCCGGTTCAGCCAGTTCGGGCTCCTGAAGCGGCGCGAGAACAGCGGCTGGATCTTCGCCGGGGTGACACCGGACTTCGCCGCCGAGATCTACGAGATCCGCGAGATGTTCGAGCTACGCTCGGCCCGCCGCTTCGTCGAGCTGGCGCCGGATTCACCGGCCTGGGCCGAGCTCGCCGCGATCGAGCGCGAGCATCACGCGCTGCTCGCCGAGATCGATGCGCGCCATCGCGACTTCTCGCGCCTCGACGAGCGGTTGCACCGGCTGATCCTCGACGCCTCGCGCAACCGTTTCATCCGCGATTTCTACGACGTGATCTCGATCATCTTCCACTACCATTACCAGTGGGACAAATCGGACGAGAAGGAGCGCCACCGCGTCGCCCTGGGCGAGCACCTGGACTACATCGCCGCCCTGCGCTCCCGCGACCTGCGCCAGATCGACCAGACCTGCCGGGTGCATCTGCGTACCGCTCGGGCGACCCTGCTGCGCTCGATCGCCGTCGGCCCGCTCGGTGGTGTGCCGGCGCGGGGGTGA
- a CDS encoding TolC family protein yields MPVRRATLERLGCVLAILAIPAGAARAQSLEEASAAALDSSFVLRAERARQDGAEERLRGAIDAFMPTVAFTADRPLRSRITYSPEAAPPTVGLDATPRRAPTVVGLTANLPLFDGFQRWNGYQTAKTLAESGRLLLIGRRQQVLLDTAIAYIAVLRDTRILAARDAQLVAIQRIAAFTDKQFELNDATRTDVALARSRVQEAEALRIRAQADLTASRLDFTRLTRMAPERMPPPRLPDRLPRSADAYAELVRTANPDIAASQLEAEAAGYQAKAAVADLLPKVNLQFSKIAQIGYSPVLDRITDTTTRVVATVPIYTPGSLPRIGEASALARQRGYEAQDKELATLTSARIAFARRQATAEQYTQLVARIRELRETMRGFGIERAAGFRTVLDELNIRGELANAEVAAEIVLNERDGQALQLAAAAAQLDAAPGGPPSRRFESVAPPPPSALRRSLAGAPVEKAPALRGSGAPAVTPTPVLRVSRAEEDHR; encoded by the coding sequence ATGCCGGTGCGGCGCGCGACGTTGGAGAGGCTGGGCTGCGTCCTGGCGATCCTGGCGATCCCCGCCGGCGCGGCCCGGGCGCAGAGCCTCGAGGAGGCCTCCGCCGCCGCGCTCGACTCGAGCTTCGTGCTGCGGGCCGAGCGCGCGCGCCAGGACGGCGCCGAGGAGCGCCTGCGCGGCGCCATCGACGCCTTCATGCCCACCGTCGCCTTCACGGCCGACCGGCCGCTGCGGAGCCGCATCACCTATTCGCCGGAAGCCGCACCTCCGACGGTCGGGCTCGACGCGACGCCGCGGCGGGCGCCGACCGTGGTCGGGCTCACCGCGAACCTGCCGCTCTTCGACGGGTTCCAGCGCTGGAACGGCTACCAGACGGCGAAGACGCTGGCCGAATCGGGCCGGCTGCTGCTGATCGGCCGGCGCCAGCAGGTGCTGCTCGATACCGCCATCGCCTATATCGCGGTGTTGCGCGACACCCGGATCCTCGCCGCCCGCGACGCGCAACTCGTCGCGATCCAGCGCATCGCCGCCTTCACCGACAAGCAGTTCGAGCTCAACGACGCCACCCGCACCGACGTGGCCTTGGCCCGCTCCCGCGTTCAGGAGGCCGAGGCCCTGCGGATCCGCGCCCAGGCCGATCTCACCGCGTCCCGGCTCGACTTCACCCGGCTGACCCGGATGGCGCCGGAGCGGATGCCGCCGCCGCGCCTGCCCGACCGGCTGCCGCGCAGCGCCGACGCCTATGCCGAACTGGTGCGGACGGCCAATCCCGACATCGCCGCGTCCCAGCTCGAGGCGGAGGCCGCGGGCTACCAGGCCAAGGCCGCGGTCGCGGACCTCCTGCCGAAGGTCAACCTTCAATTCTCGAAGATCGCGCAGATCGGCTACAGCCCGGTCCTCGACCGGATCACCGACACCACCACCCGGGTGGTCGCGACCGTGCCGATCTACACGCCGGGCAGCCTGCCGCGGATCGGCGAGGCCTCGGCCCTGGCGCGCCAGCGCGGCTACGAGGCGCAGGACAAGGAACTCGCCACCCTCACCTCGGCCCGCATCGCCTTCGCCCGGCGCCAGGCCACCGCCGAGCAATACACCCAGCTGGTCGCCCGGATCCGCGAGCTGCGCGAGACGATGCGGGGCTTCGGGATCGAGCGGGCGGCGGGCTTTCGCACCGTCCTCGACGAGTTGAACATCCGCGGCGAACTCGCCAATGCCGAGGTGGCGGCGGAGATCGTCCTGAACGAGCGCGACGGGCAGGCGCTGCAACTGGCGGCGGCCGCGGCCCAGCTCGACGCCGCGCCCGGCGGGCCTCCCTCTCGGCGGTTCGAGTCGGTCGCTCCCCCGCCGCCGTCGGCTTTGCGCCGTTCGCTCGCAGGGGCGCCCGTCGAGAAGGCCCCGGCCTTGCGCGGCAGCGGGGCGCCGGCGGTGACGCCGACGCCTGTTCTGCGCGTGTCGCGGGCTGAGGAGGATCATCGTTGA
- a CDS encoding nucleotidyltransferase domain-containing protein: MSPLDDDAWDAWSPDELGQRLRNAAFPWYVAGGWALDVWHGEQTREHEDLEFVVLRKDVAYFRSILHELDFFTVKDGTVEYLPPSAAVPSDVWQLWGGDLQQGCWRVDMMMEPGTPNLWIYKRDRTIRMARSDAVRVSSSGIPYLAPTHVLLFKAVHCRKKDQRDFDFFVQKFSMKENQLLSSLIKQLHPGHRWIDDLKIR, from the coding sequence ATGAGTCCTCTCGACGACGACGCTTGGGATGCATGGTCGCCCGACGAGCTTGGACAACGTCTCCGAAACGCAGCCTTCCCATGGTACGTCGCAGGCGGATGGGCTCTCGACGTCTGGCATGGCGAGCAAACGCGCGAGCACGAGGATCTGGAGTTTGTTGTCCTTCGCAAGGATGTAGCTTATTTTCGTTCTATTTTGCATGAATTAGACTTTTTCACCGTCAAAGATGGAACGGTCGAATATCTTCCTCCGTCCGCCGCGGTCCCGAGCGATGTCTGGCAGCTTTGGGGAGGAGACCTGCAGCAAGGTTGCTGGCGAGTGGACATGATGATGGAGCCAGGAACGCCGAATCTATGGATTTACAAGCGCGACCGGACCATACGGATGGCCCGATCTGATGCTGTTCGTGTGAGCAGCTCAGGCATTCCATACCTTGCGCCAACACATGTCCTCTTGTTCAAAGCAGTGCATTGCAGAAAAAAAGATCAGCGTGATTTCGATTTTTTCGTTCAAAAATTTTCCATGAAGGAAAATCAGCTATTGAGTTCATTGATTAAACAATTACATCCAGGTCATCGATGGATCGATGATCTAAAAATTCGCTAA
- a CDS encoding peptidase domain-containing ABC transporter: MTDWLKRALAPKRRVRSILQNEANECGLAALAMVANYHRHDIDLAYLRALFPLSRNGMTLASIVQLADSLDLDASGYALDGVTELEQVALPAILHWRGNHFVVLEKISRGKYHIQDPEFGLRIYERADMERLFGGVVLEFAPRMDFRAIKVGDRLKLFDILRSARGLGGTVWQITLVSVAISLLGLTTPVLLQIALDVVIPQVDLDLMQMLAAGLVLMMLFEAFGQWLRGYIALRASTLLQLQFTRNVVGHALRLPLSYFELRHPGDFVTRIQSIDTIRNFMVGGLVTSFADIGTSFLLVGLMYYYSPAMASIVLATLAAVLAMRFVTFPTLNRATAGSLEARSQEQASLIDGLQRIGSLKAHNSTELFAMNWFESFARFANLDFRAKKAGLDAEFLMHVVIAISTVATLYLGITGVIKNTLTIGTLYAFIALRTDFFDRINHLTTSLLQLAALKVHVARLDDVIGQAPEEGLHEATFHRAIRKEVKVENVTIRFGRGDEPILTGASLTIDVGRCETIAIVGASGSGKSSLMRILASLTEPAAGSVTIDGAPIGQFGKREYRANLGVVFADDGLFAGTVADNLSLFDPAVSHAEMEAALTRVSLREEIERLPQGYATHVSEEGSVLSTGQRRRLLLARAICRRPRLMLLDEVTANLDPATETALVESLKGVKAAKVFITHSERLLDQVDRVFRIENGRLTEDPRPPAKPGAPETEAA, encoded by the coding sequence ATGACCGACTGGCTCAAGCGTGCGCTCGCGCCCAAGCGCCGGGTGCGCTCGATCCTCCAGAACGAGGCCAACGAGTGCGGGTTGGCCGCGCTCGCGATGGTGGCGAACTACCACCGCCACGACATCGACCTCGCTTATCTACGGGCTCTGTTCCCGCTCTCGCGCAACGGCATGACCCTCGCGAGCATCGTGCAGCTCGCCGACAGCCTCGACCTGGACGCCAGCGGCTACGCCCTCGACGGCGTGACCGAGCTGGAGCAGGTGGCCTTGCCGGCGATCCTGCACTGGCGCGGCAACCACTTCGTGGTGCTGGAGAAGATTTCTCGCGGGAAGTATCACATCCAGGACCCCGAATTCGGCCTGCGCATCTACGAGCGGGCCGACATGGAGCGGCTGTTCGGCGGCGTCGTGCTCGAATTCGCCCCCCGGATGGATTTCCGCGCGATCAAGGTCGGCGACCGGCTCAAGCTGTTCGACATCCTGCGCAGCGCCCGGGGCCTCGGCGGCACGGTGTGGCAGATCACGCTGGTCTCGGTGGCGATCTCGCTGCTCGGCCTCACGACCCCGGTGCTGCTCCAGATCGCGCTCGACGTGGTGATCCCGCAGGTCGATCTCGACCTGATGCAGATGCTGGCCGCCGGCCTCGTCCTGATGATGCTGTTCGAGGCGTTCGGGCAGTGGCTGCGCGGCTACATCGCCTTGCGCGCCTCGACGTTGCTCCAGCTCCAGTTCACCCGCAACGTCGTCGGCCACGCGCTGCGCCTGCCCTTGAGCTATTTCGAGCTGCGCCATCCGGGCGATTTCGTCACCCGCATCCAGTCGATCGATACGATCCGCAACTTCATGGTCGGCGGCCTGGTCACGTCGTTTGCCGATATCGGCACGTCGTTCCTGCTCGTCGGGCTGATGTACTATTACTCGCCCGCCATGGCGTCGATCGTGCTCGCGACCCTCGCCGCCGTGCTGGCGATGCGCTTCGTCACCTTCCCGACCCTCAACCGCGCCACCGCCGGCTCGCTCGAGGCGCGCTCGCAGGAGCAGGCGAGCCTGATCGACGGGTTGCAGCGCATCGGCAGCCTGAAGGCGCATAACAGCACCGAACTCTTTGCCATGAACTGGTTCGAGAGCTTCGCGCGCTTCGCCAATCTCGATTTCCGGGCGAAGAAGGCCGGGCTCGACGCCGAGTTCCTGATGCATGTCGTCATCGCAATCAGTACCGTGGCGACGCTCTATCTCGGCATCACCGGCGTCATCAAGAACACGCTGACGATCGGCACGCTCTACGCCTTCATCGCGCTGCGCACCGACTTCTTCGACCGCATCAACCACCTGACGACCAGCCTGCTCCAGCTCGCCGCCCTCAAGGTCCATGTCGCCCGCCTCGACGATGTGATCGGCCAGGCGCCGGAGGAGGGCCTGCACGAGGCGACCTTCCACCGGGCGATCCGCAAGGAGGTGAAGGTCGAGAACGTGACCATCCGCTTCGGCCGCGGCGACGAGCCGATCCTGACCGGGGCCTCGCTGACCATCGATGTCGGCCGCTGCGAGACGATCGCGATCGTCGGCGCCTCCGGATCCGGCAAGTCGTCCTTGATGCGGATTCTCGCCAGCCTCACCGAGCCCGCCGCCGGCTCGGTCACCATCGACGGCGCGCCGATCGGCCAGTTCGGCAAGCGCGAGTACCGGGCCAATCTCGGCGTCGTCTTCGCCGATGACGGGCTGTTTGCCGGCACTGTCGCCGACAACCTGTCGCTGTTCGATCCCGCCGTGTCGCATGCCGAGATGGAGGCGGCCCTGACCCGGGTGTCCTTGCGCGAGGAGATCGAGCGGCTGCCGCAGGGCTACGCCACCCACGTCTCGGAGGAGGGGAGCGTGCTCTCCACCGGCCAGCGCCGCCGCCTGCTCCTGGCGCGGGCCATCTGCCGCCGGCCGCGGCTGATGCTCCTCGACGAGGTGACGGCGAATCTCGATCCGGCGACCGAGACGGCCCTCGTCGAGAGCCTGAAGGGCGTGAAGGCCGCCAAGGTCTTCATCACCCATTCCGAGCGCCTGCTCGACCAGGTCGACCGGGTGTTTCGGATCGAGAACGGGCGGCTGACCGAGGATCCGCGCCCGCCGGCAAAGCCGGGGGCTCCGGAGACGGAGGCGGCGTGA
- a CDS encoding HlyD family secretion protein: MSEPAAPPSAEASFQRRRLTGTVHLQHDRGSVWMAWFFGAIIVAIVAGLFLGRLARSESVRGYVSAASGLTRLDAQAAGIVRDIAVKQGDTVKRGQRLMQIQLREQTTGGVSTVGATLRSLQERRTGLAAEEARLSVYLESTRGDRSETERNVTAVLRALDEQERTLKEGLAQQEEMVSRVEAYLRQGYATRETLNGQRRAALDYARQIAELRARRAELRQSTSERLRAQRTGDTEKAAQLATTRNELSAIEAQITALGAQSRIDVVAPTDGQVAGLYVQPGDSVTADQVVAILGDTRADPLVVLEVPARAIGLAKVGQEVVLKYDAFPFKTFGIAKGTITVISGTPLRNPMLASADDGTGDAAGAAASRQSVYRVEVRPDSRTMRAYGVDEPIRIGSTLSADIVVERRRLIDWMLDPIRAMRGRG; this comes from the coding sequence ATGAGCGAACCCGCGGCGCCTCCCTCCGCGGAGGCCAGTTTCCAGCGTCGGCGGCTCACCGGCACGGTCCACCTCCAGCACGACCGCGGCAGCGTCTGGATGGCGTGGTTCTTCGGCGCCATCATCGTGGCGATCGTCGCCGGCCTGTTCCTCGGCCGCCTCGCCCGCTCCGAATCGGTGCGCGGCTACGTCTCGGCGGCGTCGGGCCTCACCCGCCTCGACGCCCAGGCCGCCGGCATCGTGCGGGACATCGCCGTCAAGCAGGGTGACACCGTCAAGCGCGGCCAGCGCCTGATGCAGATCCAGCTGCGTGAGCAGACGACCGGCGGCGTCTCGACCGTCGGGGCGACGCTCCGCAGCCTGCAGGAACGGCGCACCGGGCTTGCCGCCGAGGAGGCGCGCCTCTCGGTCTATCTCGAGTCGACCCGCGGCGACCGCAGCGAGACCGAGCGCAACGTGACGGCGGTCTTGCGCGCCCTCGACGAGCAGGAGCGCACCCTCAAGGAGGGATTGGCCCAGCAGGAGGAGATGGTCTCCCGCGTCGAGGCCTACCTGCGCCAAGGCTACGCCACCCGCGAGACCCTCAACGGCCAGCGCCGCGCCGCCCTCGACTATGCCCGCCAGATCGCCGAGTTGCGCGCCCGCCGGGCCGAGCTGCGGCAGAGCACATCCGAGCGCCTGCGGGCGCAGCGCACCGGCGACACCGAGAAGGCGGCCCAGCTCGCCACCACCCGCAACGAGTTGAGCGCCATCGAGGCGCAGATCACCGCACTCGGCGCCCAGTCGCGCATCGACGTGGTGGCGCCCACCGACGGCCAGGTCGCCGGCCTCTACGTCCAGCCCGGCGATTCGGTCACTGCCGACCAGGTCGTGGCGATCCTCGGCGATACCAGGGCCGATCCGCTGGTGGTGCTGGAGGTGCCGGCCCGCGCCATCGGGCTCGCCAAGGTCGGCCAGGAGGTGGTGCTGAAATACGACGCCTTCCCGTTCAAGACCTTCGGCATCGCCAAGGGGACGATCACGGTGATCTCCGGCACGCCCTTGCGCAACCCGATGCTGGCCTCGGCCGATGACGGCACCGGCGATGCGGCGGGCGCGGCGGCTTCGCGGCAATCCGTCTACCGGGTCGAGGTGCGGCCCGATTCGCGCACCATGCGCGCCTACGGGGTCGACGAGCCGATCCGCATCGGCTCGACGCTCTCGGCCGACATCGTGGTCGAGCGCCGCCGCCTGATCGACTGGATGCTCGATCCGATCCGGGCGATGCGCGGAAGAGGATGA
- a CDS encoding LpxL/LpxP family acyltransferase, with translation MSNAPHIPWTYARLASLPLAWRRRALRALVASRHLLDRNKGDGFAATFESVLRLPRREALRLSREAVHHDAATEIEWCAMHKRPVAAIRRDIDRVNVTDPAAMARVAATGRPVILAPLHMGAYVVGLAALMLRHFPGRPMLVLRQRDDMAMETEVIERLREVDVDVRFLNVGNRSDFLSAVRFAQKGAVIVVFCDLDPSYGAPAEMPMFGLPFRFAFGTDTLARLTGATVVPVATTMDDTGDTVRLGQPFEVRGNAPEERAQVAGIMRRHIQAAIAARPEQWHLWPMLADYLPSSARVQDNSPAGGEAPQTLAA, from the coding sequence ATGAGCAACGCCCCGCACATCCCCTGGACCTATGCCCGCCTCGCGAGCCTGCCGCTCGCCTGGCGCCGGCGCGCCCTGCGCGCCCTCGTCGCCAGCCGCCACCTCCTTGACCGGAACAAGGGTGACGGCTTCGCCGCGACCTTCGAGAGCGTCCTGCGCCTGCCGCGCCGCGAGGCCCTGCGCCTGTCGCGCGAGGCCGTCCACCACGACGCCGCCACCGAGATCGAGTGGTGCGCCATGCACAAGCGCCCGGTCGCGGCCATCCGGCGCGACATCGACCGGGTGAACGTCACCGATCCGGCGGCGATGGCGCGCGTCGCCGCCACCGGCCGGCCGGTGATCCTGGCCCCCCTCCACATGGGCGCCTACGTGGTCGGCCTCGCCGCCCTGATGCTGCGCCACTTCCCCGGCCGGCCGATGCTGGTCCTGCGCCAGCGCGACGACATGGCGATGGAGACGGAGGTGATCGAGCGCCTGCGCGAGGTCGATGTCGACGTGCGCTTCCTGAATGTCGGCAACCGGTCCGACTTCCTCTCCGCGGTGCGCTTCGCCCAGAAGGGCGCGGTGATCGTGGTGTTCTGCGACCTCGATCCGTCCTACGGCGCGCCGGCCGAAATGCCGATGTTCGGGCTGCCCTTCCGCTTCGCCTTCGGCACCGACACCCTGGCCCGGCTCACCGGCGCCACCGTGGTGCCGGTCGCCACCACCATGGACGATACCGGCGACACGGTCCGCCTCGGCCAGCCCTTCGAGGTGCGGGGGAACGCGCCCGAGGAGCGGGCGCAGGTGGCCGGCATCATGCGTAGGCACATCCAGGCCGCGATTGCGGCGAGGCCCGAGCAGTGGCACCTGTGGCCGATGCTCGCCGATTATTTACCCTCCTCTGCCAGGGTGCAGGACAACTCTCCGGCAGGCGGGGAGGCGCCGCAGACCCTCGCGGCGTAA
- a CDS encoding ornithine cyclodeaminase: MTALNIVPFVSVDNMMRLVHAVGIEAMLVRLAAAVAEDFSRWEAFHKTPRIAAHSSDGVIELMPTSDGQTYGFKYVNGHPKNAAGGRQTVTAFGVLADVGNGYPVLITEMTLLTALRTAATSALAARALARPGSRTMALIGNGAQAEFQALAFRALLGVDVLRLYDIDPAATAKCLRNLASLGFDLTACGSTEEAVRGADIVTTVTADKRNAVILSDNLVGEGMHINAVGGDCPGKTELAPEVLARAALFVEYEPQTRIECEIQQLAPDHPVTELWRVLAGLAPGRHDARQVTVFDSVGFAIEDFSALRTVRDLLAEHPYYEELDLLADPDDPRDLFGMLLRAAPPRLVA, from the coding sequence ATGACGGCCCTCAACATCGTCCCATTCGTCAGCGTCGACAACATGATGCGCCTCGTCCACGCGGTCGGGATCGAAGCGATGCTGGTCCGCCTCGCCGCGGCCGTCGCGGAGGACTTCTCCCGCTGGGAGGCCTTTCACAAGACGCCCCGGATCGCCGCCCACAGTTCTGACGGCGTCATCGAGCTGATGCCGACCAGCGACGGGCAGACCTACGGCTTCAAATACGTCAACGGCCACCCGAAGAACGCCGCCGGCGGGCGCCAGACCGTCACCGCCTTCGGGGTGCTGGCCGATGTCGGCAACGGCTACCCGGTGCTGATCACCGAGATGACCCTGCTGACGGCCCTGCGCACCGCCGCCACCTCGGCGCTCGCCGCGCGAGCCCTCGCGCGGCCGGGGTCGCGCACCATGGCGCTGATCGGCAACGGCGCCCAGGCCGAGTTCCAGGCCCTGGCCTTCCGGGCGCTCCTCGGGGTCGATGTCTTACGCCTCTACGACATCGACCCGGCGGCGACCGCGAAGTGCCTGCGCAACCTCGCAAGCCTCGGCTTCGACCTCACGGCCTGCGGCAGCACCGAGGAGGCGGTTCGCGGCGCCGACATCGTCACCACGGTAACGGCGGACAAGCGCAACGCCGTGATCCTCAGCGACAACCTGGTCGGGGAGGGGATGCACATCAACGCCGTCGGCGGCGACTGCCCGGGCAAGACCGAGCTGGCGCCGGAGGTGCTCGCCCGCGCCGCCCTCTTCGTCGAGTACGAGCCGCAGACCCGCATCGAGTGCGAGATCCAGCAACTGGCGCCCGACCATCCGGTCACCGAGCTGTGGCGGGTCCTCGCCGGGCTGGCGCCCGGGCGGCACGATGCGCGCCAGGTCACGGTGTTCGACTCGGTCGGGTTCGCGATCGAGGATTTTTCCGCCTTGCGCACCGTGCGCGATCTTCTGGCCGAGCACCCCTACTACGAGGAGCTCGACCTCCTCGCCGATCCGGACGACCCGCGCGACCTGTTCGGCATGCTGCTGCGGGCGGCCCCACCGCGCCTCGTCGCCTGA
- the rocF gene encoding arginase gives MVGAPVQSGTNRLGCDMGPSAYRAAGLPQAIRDLGIPVEDAGTVAPAPFAGPAHPNPAIHHLAETACWTRALTEAAFRHSAEARPIFLGGDHSLSAGTVAGMSLRARAEGRPLFVLWLDAHADLHTLDTTASGNLHGVPLAYLTGRPGFEGYFPPLEAALDPARICMIGLRSVDPAERAVLRDSGTRVHDMRDIDETGIAAPLRNFLHEVAGADGLLHVSLDVDFLDPGIAPGVGTTVPGGATFREAHLIMELLHDSGLVRSLDLVELNPFLDERGRTALLMTDLAASLLGRRILDRPTRSF, from the coding sequence CTGGTGGGCGCGCCGGTGCAATCGGGCACCAACCGCCTCGGCTGCGACATGGGGCCGAGCGCCTACCGGGCGGCAGGCCTGCCGCAAGCGATCCGCGATCTCGGCATCCCGGTCGAGGATGCGGGCACCGTCGCGCCCGCGCCCTTCGCAGGCCCGGCCCATCCAAATCCGGCGATCCACCACCTCGCCGAGACGGCGTGCTGGACGCGGGCGCTCACCGAGGCCGCCTTCCGGCACAGCGCCGAGGCGCGGCCGATCTTCCTCGGCGGCGACCACAGCCTCTCGGCCGGCACCGTGGCGGGCATGTCCTTACGGGCGCGGGCGGAGGGGCGGCCGCTCTTCGTGCTCTGGCTCGACGCCCATGCCGACCTCCACACCCTCGACACCACGGCGAGCGGCAACCTGCACGGCGTGCCGCTGGCCTATCTCACCGGGCGGCCGGGCTTCGAGGGCTATTTCCCGCCCCTGGAAGCGGCGCTCGATCCGGCGCGGATCTGCATGATCGGCCTGCGCAGCGTCGATCCGGCGGAGCGCGCGGTCCTGCGCGACAGCGGCACGCGGGTGCACGACATGCGCGACATCGACGAGACCGGCATCGCCGCCCCCTTGCGCAACTTCCTGCACGAGGTCGCGGGCGCCGACGGCCTGCTCCATGTCAGCCTCGACGTCGACTTCCTCGATCCCGGCATCGCGCCCGGCGTCGGCACCACGGTGCCGGGCGGGGCCACCTTCCGGGAAGCGCACCTGATCATGGAGCTGCTGCACGATTCCGGCCTGGTGCGCAGCCTCGACCTCGTGGAACTCAACCCCTTCCTCGACGAGCGCGGCCGCACCGCCCTGCTGATGACCGATCTCGCCGCCAGCCTGCTCGGCCGCCGCATCCTCGACCGACCGACCCGGAGCTTCTAG
- a CDS encoding Lrp/AsnC family transcriptional regulator — protein sequence MDALDQNLITLLRHDCRRPVSELAAILKVSRATVRARLDRLERDGEIIGYTVVLRADSQPAAVRAITLIAVEGRKTGEVIDALKGFAAITSVHTTVGTWDIVVEVSAGSLPELDELLRRVRLLPGVTTSETHLLLSTPRSARARL from the coding sequence ATGGACGCCCTCGACCAGAACCTGATCACCCTGCTGCGGCACGATTGCCGGCGCCCGGTCTCGGAGTTGGCCGCCATCCTCAAGGTGTCGCGGGCCACGGTGCGGGCGCGGCTCGACCGGCTCGAGCGCGACGGCGAGATCATCGGCTATACGGTGGTGCTGCGGGCCGATAGCCAGCCGGCGGCGGTACGGGCGATCACCCTGATCGCCGTCGAGGGACGCAAGACCGGCGAGGTGATCGACGCCCTCAAGGGCTTCGCCGCGATCACCTCGGTCCACACGACGGTCGGCACCTGGGACATCGTCGTGGAAGTCTCCGCCGGCAGCCTGCCGGAACTCGACGAATTGTTGCGGAGGGTGCGCCTGCTGCCGGGCGTGACCACCTCGGAGACGCATCTGCTCCTGTCGACGCCGCGGTCTGCGCGGGCGCGGTTGTAG